Genomic DNA from Paramisgurnus dabryanus chromosome 11, PD_genome_1.1, whole genome shotgun sequence:
TTACTACCGCAGTAGTAATTCAGTAAGAGGAAGAAGAAATGGTTTGATGATATTCTACccattttttgggggggagaGAGAGGATAAATCTTACAGACCTTAATTACTCGCAGGCTCCTGCTCAACTTGCTGTCCATCAAACACTCTTTTGGGGGTTGAACTTGTGGCTCGAGCCCCagcctcaggttcgctctctctgaaggttcagagctcaggtacagagctcccttcgaggacagcaagccaagtttgtttaccattaatcattaagacctgaatgcgcaggcgaactagtgaaatgcagttctaaacgtaggttcgggaggagcctaaacattcaggcctgtcaatcatcatcatcatcatgggcgtatataaggcagcctttaggccttcctgtccagctgctttcttttccgacatccctcctcctccccatctcctccttcactctCTCCTTCACTCTCTCCTTCTTCCTCTTTGCAGTTCCGTTGCGGGGGGTTGAACTTGTGGCTCGAGCCCCagcctcaggttcgctctctctgaaggttcagagctcaggtacagagctcccttcgaggacagcaagccaagtttgtttaccattaatcattaagacctgaatgcgcaggcgaactagtgaatattatgttgtttattttccaatgtttttcatatgatcGAGATGATAAGCTGTTGAGCTCTTCTTGCTTTTGCTTAAGTGATTTTAGTTGTGAGCGGGACACTgaagtttacttcaatatttttaatgtaaatgttaatatattacGACAAACTATAAATTGTTGGAAAGgcctaagaatgtagttttcatatttcagaatcttttagcagtaataataatgcagtaactgtaatttattcatttgtgacaagagCAAACTTCAcagcaaaccaacacaaacctcagtttttttttaataattttatgtattaaaaataatagtatattgcattttttattacaaaataaatgtaaactgctataaaaatattttcacctccagacacttcTGTAAAAAACATTGAAGTGCcgtctttaaaacaagaccaaaattaggcttctagaccaaaaaaagccaattaatttgttaacatattaatttgaaggtgtacatcaccttttcacccccccccccactcaAAAAGGGATGCACCAGTTAAAGGATTAAAGTGATTTTCTAAAGGGTAGAGCAGGGGTCAGTTCTTCATACATCACGTACTACCTCAGAGATCAAATGACACATCCGAGATGTTCAGATCTCACTAAATATGATCTTGCTTATCAAGTTCTTTGAACACTCCTGCTGTTGATGATTAATATGGCAGGATTGAATTATCTGAGATCATTGCACTTTCGTGCACCGCATGAAAAGGCAATACATATTGATGGTTGAAATATTGATCAGCAACGCTGTGATTGGCCGGTTGTTACAATGGCCACGAACACGCCCATAGTTTTAACCCCTGCAGTGCGTGAGCTATTGATGTAAggttatattaaacatgtaaTGACAGGAAATGAAGCTATCCAATCATTGCAGTGGGCATTTACAACCAGGGCTGCATTCCACTCCAGTATTAGACACACACTCGCAAACTTCCCTAAACTCTTCCCCTCggggaatccctgtcgccatATTGAAGTGGATGAGGTAAGTTTATATGGACAGACCCGATTTTGACCGAGGGAGCGAGTCTACTTCATATACCACAATGTAACACGATTGTGACATCACTTCAGCAGCTTGCGCTTTGCACAGTTAAAATGATTGAAGGGGTGGTCTCCACTTTtcatgtgatcaagggcttagggcgatccatttgaacccacttcaagtgTTCTAGCAGAagtgggcactcgtacaacGTAAGCAATAACGTACATCTgagtgaacgagactgagggaagttagcgagggaagGTCATAAAAAAACGAACTGGAACGCAGGCCCAGTCTTCAATGCGActcgccccttcaaacgaaccatttctccagagagccactaatccatgttataaaatagcctattacttaatgcttttgatgtttttgaatgtaaaaaccacgcaaacatcataagtagacctcatacacagtataaaacaataaaatccaCAGGTTCATTGCCCCTTTAAAATACAAAGatacaaaactttaaaatgtagaaatttagtttatattttataatattgttaaatattttgttatcttattttaaattataagacaattctttttttacagtaaaattgCTTATATTTCTTTTATGTAAAAATTTCCCTTTTTTAgtcaaattatataaaaaaaattatattaaaccatCCACATATAAATTTGTAGAGCAATTCGAGTGCTTTTATGCCATTCTTAAATGTGAAATCATAAAAACATTAAGtgcatttttatagtttttaaaatttaaatgctGTTATGATACACTTTTTACATACTTAACctattaatgtattttaaagaaTGTGGGTACATATATCAAATTATGAGGCAATAAAAATTTTTTCCTGCTTGTAATTCTTTTCAAAGTGTGCTATTTAAGACAGTgcctctgcaggacaccggccttCCAAGACCGAGCTTGAGCACTTGTGCCATAATATCTTGGCTTCATAGAAAGTGTTACATCAATTAGTAATGGCAAGTTGGGATCATTTTAATGATTTAGATCTTTGAATGTTGTTCATCAATAATTTCGTTTCTTTTGATAATCTGAAatgaattaaaatattacatgtttatttacaaattCCCTCTACTCATGCAAACTTTGATAATATTTTAATCCAAAAATAGATAACAATTCAGTCAAGTACagattataaaaacaaaaaacgcTATTTCATTTTTTCTCGATATCCACATGAGTTCTGTAACATAAACAAGAAAGTGACTGAAACTATTAGCTCACCTCCAGAGTGCTCGTGTCCAAAATCACCTACTTATTTTATTCTGTACATTTCTGTAAAGTTGCTTTGCAATCATGCAAAAAATGTATCACTGCTATAGAGATCAAATTGCAATGAATACACAAGGTTTTCAAATTCAGGATTTATCAAAGTAAATGATAGAAGAAAAAATGTTCTAGGCCATTTTACTTAGAAAGACTTTGTCTATTACAACATTGAATGGTGGAGAAAAAAAGGCAAACTGATTTTCTCTTTTGTTTTAATGTTGAAATTAAATGTTTGACAAATGTTATAATGGCACAACACATTTGAAACGAGCTGATTTCATTGGTTCAGACAACTGCTGTCATTAGCATTATAGTTTGGGTGTAGCTAATATAGAAACACTTTAGCTTTACTGTTATTACTTTTACAATGGTCTCTTTAAGTTAACCATTTAACACTTCAGTTACAAAATTCAATACATTACTGTACACAGCAGTGCTAATGAAGTGCAGCAtctaaacaaaacataaaaaactaaaatgaactcATCTAATCCTTATGTAGTCATTCATTTATCTTttatgtcaaaaataatttgctGTTTGTACAAAAAAATGTCCAATAATCCCACATTACATTCtttttcaaaaacaacaaaaagcaCGCTAAATACTGACACTGGTACATGagatcatatatatatatacacatatatacacaaatGTATTGTATCCAAATGTCTTATAATTCTTCATGAACACAATACTCTGTATTGCACACATcccttaaaggagtagtccactttaaagatggggtccattgactttttatagtaggaaaaaaaatactatggtaagtcaatgggccccatctataaagtggactactcctttaatataAGCACATGCATTAGTTGGTGAGATTGAGAGAAGCCCAGGAGACCTGACAACCATGAGTGGTCAATAAACTGATGTTCATAACGGGGCTTTGAGAGACCAAATATGTGGCAAATGAAAAATCATTGGGTCATAACTGCCAGTATTAATAACATTCAGTCAAGTGTCAGAGTTCAAAGTTCACATCAGAACGTGTAGCGAGATATTCAGTGGCTATAACTTGACCTTGTTGACACCTTTAGTCATGCTCTGTACGTAAGCCTCATGGATTGTGCCGAGGAACCGCGGGTCGTTCTGAAAACAAGTGAAATGAGGTTACATTAGGACATAACTTGATGGCGTTTCTGCACACTGTTGTGTGGTTGGTCTACTGTACCTTGATCAGATGTATGAGCGTCTCTTGCAGCTGGGTTCGACTGTACAGGACAGGGGGTAAATCTGCCGTCGCCAGAGGGGTGGTGGGTGACGAGGGAGAAGCAGGGATTCTGGGTGGATCTGTTGTCTTGGTGATAGAATGCTGGAATACACTGGGAGACAGAAGCAGTGAAGACTCCTCCCCGTGGACAACTGGCCCCGCCTTCAAGTCATTATAAGATCAGAAAAAATGAttgacataaataaaaaaagtaattaaaaaaTTAGTTCCTCTAATAACAGTAAATTGTTACTGTTAAACATGAGCTTTTGTCATCATACCACAAAGATGAATTCAGTtcacttttttcttttaacaccattccagcatctatgatTATATTCATGTTCATCTATTCTATGGGCTTGTTAAGTCTGATGTCATGCAGCACTGCCCAGTCCAAACAATCTCAAATGCCATagggaaataaaaaaaacaatcacgcttatatacacatgtaaaattacaagccaaatggattttgcatgcaacatcaaaaatcaaagaagcgtccattaatcggttacttgtcttttaatctgctCACGAGCTCTTTGccgttgctgctgcattttgctatctgaggaattaaaacgtgtaagaaacgctcacaacatttccaaaccccagtaaggtaatgtgcagttaacctcatctgtgtagaaaatgtatggtttaaaatgtgatcgtctcgacgttatattagtagatttctagattcatcatCTTGGTACAATgacaaagttcgccagagttcacaggggcgcggaatcacacgttcacatatgaggtaaaattttatgcaataatgcgttcctctaataattttattaaaaacatatattttttaaatcattattgaacattaaaatcaatcacgtggctatagcttatgtcattttcattggatttaaaataacattaatcTGATAGAATAATGCAgctgttgtgcaaaatgcattaatgacacaattaaacaagtcattaaaacgtaaataaacaaaaatgccatttcagatgtaaatataaatataaatgtcaaTGTGtgattattccgattgaatagtatttgatatgaaagttagtcaacacttttattttgcataaaAGCAGGGGcgctcagattgttagaaatgtaagtaccatggaaaagactgaaagctctattatatttcgtttgatgtctgtgcatGCACAAATTCTGTGAccccttaaaaaaatttggTGCATGACACCCCTGATAAATAGTGCTCATAAACAGttgtttaaataatatcctctATTGAAATGAGTGATGGCTTGGACCCAGAAACAGTATTCCTTACGTCATGACTTAACAAGCTCATACACAAGTTAATCTATACACAATATAAATTCATCGTATTTTAATCTTAATTGCAATTCGCCATTTGCCATTTCACTTACTCTATGGGTCCTGCAAAAACTAAAGTGAAAGAACAAATGATGAATTGCAATTGATATTAAAATATAGCAGGGTTGTAACTCGAAAGACATTTGAAAAGCAAACTCCATTTGCAATTTTCATACAATGTAGGGTTGCCgtggtgacagaattttcccaccggttaatcagcgtGTCACAAACCCGGTGATCCCGGTATCACTgtgtgggaggggcttataaatgcgcatgcagacgtgcacattttactttcacttttgaattacgcaactgttAAAATGCATTGGTTGCGTGCGAATTTGCGTACAATgcagtgcaacagctggtttaattagagtcaatgtgcgcaggtaattctcacagaacctgccagtcccaagcagagcaaccggctacttctccataaagcgctgcttgaatgatgggtttattacttttcttgatgaaaaacacaacaacaaaacaatctcgcttatattaaacatcatatatgtatattataacaaaaacgagtaagcacgcggcttctgtcaTCGTCTGGTCAGTCAGCTTTGCACACTCTgatgaataaatgaaatctgacacctgctgctctgtgataacgtgcgttcagctccgctgaattcaggcagcagGCACATTCAGTTGTTAGTGTTTGCCCTCTCTaacaaaactaaatgatttaattacaagaaaatatcaaaacgacggtgaaagacgatGTCGCGGcaggcaagtgatctaaccagtgagaggctgaagcatcggtaatcaccgtttcaccaaCTATCGCGGCAAGCCTTATacaatggcgcttttccattgcatgcAGTTCATAGTACCCGATACTGTTTTCAGTACCACcttggttggggttccaagcgacctgaGCTGATACCAAATGTGACGCAAAAACACTGTacatcactgattggtctgagagaatcgacactaccagcgtcatcgttATAATGTTAAAGATTAGCTTTAGCTCAGTGCTAGCTTgtgctgtctcgagcaaacatgttgtcatctgtgctctgctataaattcccaaactcccttttagcgatgaaaaacatccacaggttgagaatcaggaacaccataacagtttttcccaaacttgcagtttgtggcaaAAAATTTGCGACAagcacgtcagcattatatatgcttaaaggCAACTTCATTGAGGCtaagcggagcgccgtcgactgacgccgcggtgtttgaacagaaactgtcatgtgagacataggtagtgataaacgcgatgtgcaaacatctatttgtggtggccaattttaattttgtggcggactgagaaataaataaatgtatgggaatgtacaacagcgctctcacttgtatgatgtcacagcagtagacAGCGCAAATAActcgacacgcctataatccctcccactgcgaagtgatactaaaactcgatggaaaagctaaccacgccaaagtgaggtgagctgacccgacccaaactaaactaaaccgtggggtaatatgcaatggaaaagcgccacaAGTTTCACACAGAAAGGTCTCCTGATCAAGAAACCTAATTGTTGCTACCGGCACTGAACCATTTTGCCATACAGTCGTTTATATGTTTAAATCTGGCGTTTAGGTATGTTCACACGCAGTCAGAGAGACAGGACTCACTAGATTCATGTAAGAAAATGTAATATGCTATGCATTCATGGGTTCAGTCAGACAAGTCTGACATCTACTTATTCACCATCACATTACATTATTAACAAAGTCTTGTTAAATAAAGAGCACAAATTAAGACCTCCGAGAGCTCCGCTGTTTGCATGAATCCTAAAACTCAGTTTGTGATGATGGGTGAAGACTTCATGTGTTTGTGATGATGGGTGTTGTACTTACTGTAATGGATTTCACCAGCGTCTGGGCGTTCACTTCTTTACTCTGTGTCAGAAGACAGTAAGACATGGGAAAAATGAGAATAACAGGTTATGTGTCACACACATACAGGCCTACtctaaaaattaacacatcatatATTTACTCAAACATACAAATAACAGAACTGTGATACTAACctaaccaaaccaaaccaaaccatgtaAAATTCACATGTCCTGCTAATATACTTTCCTCACACAAGTTTTCTATACTTTGTAAGGCAGTAGACACAACGATGTTTCACTTGTAAGTGATTTTTCATTTTATCAAATGCGTTTTATCGCAAAAGAATAAAAATTACCTTTGATACACCCACCAAGGGTTTTGTTAagaaatatactgtaaaaaaaaccctagtagctaaaaaaaaaactatgtaaatatgtaaatgtaaCACTCGTACGTGCTAAAGTCATTTGAATCTTGAGAGTGAACTGTGCTTACCTGCACAGACGCTGGGCTCTTTCCAGTGAAAGATGTGGAAACTTTGCAGCCGGATTCTACGAAACACTGTGGGGTGACCAACGGGCCGGGCATGAAGCCGGGCATCCCGTCTCTATCCGCGAGCGTATTCACACGTGCAGGCGGAAGCCGGCGCAGTGCAGGACCGCTGGACCCCACCGTGCTCTCCTCCGTGTTCGAAACAGCTGCTTTTGGGGAGATGGGGTGCTGGGAGTCCCTGGTGCCGGACCCCTGGAGCAGAGACACCAGTGCCGGCTCAGTCGAGAGCCGTGGGGTGAGTTGAGGGGCGAACGTCAGGCCCCGCAAGCTTTCTGCTGGGGTAGGATTTGACGACTGGGGCGTTTCTTTGGGCAAAGAGCTTCCAAAAAGTTCTTCTACTGTGATCTGCTTCACTATTGAGTGACCTGACTGTGGAGAACAAAGAGGAAAGGAAAAAAACTTGGTTTAGGAGACTTTCAGtcacttacaaaaaaaaaacagagttcCCATGCTGAACGTACGAATGAAAATGAATGCAGTGTTTTGTTTATAACAGATTAAAATAGCAACTCTAGTTGCAGCTCCTGACCCATGAAAGAGACTGTTCAATGTTTCAGAATTGGTTTTGGGAGAAAACTTACGATTTTGTTGCAGTGTTTATGATAGCAAAgccacagtaaatgaaatgctGGCTGTCaatgtttatttcaaagtctattTAAACTGGGATTTCATGTACACAAAACCAAATGTCTCCCTTTCATTTGTTTCCCAAAAGTCACTCATCATtttcataaagttaaactttctCAACTTTGTTGTGTTGCTAGACATGCCCCATCTCATTGCACAGGATCACTGTCGCTAATGTAGGGTTGTAACGGTATACCGGTATATGATATTAACATGCACGATTATCATACCGTAAACATTTGCTTAATACCggttttggaaaaaaattataataaaggaAATCTCATCTGTGCTTCTGCGCATATATACTTCATTTCACATGACTGCTAGACACCACTCATATAGCTTTTCTCTGTACAGCAGAGAAAATTTCATGGCCAAATGAACACAAAATCTAACCTCTATCCCCCGCTGAGAAAAAGTTAAAATCTGCATTATGGGAATACTTTGGGTATCCCAAAAATGAGCATGTGTTGTCCTTAAAGATGGATATCCAGTTTGCAAGAAATGTGGACGAAGAGTGGCTGCAAAAGGAGAAAATACGTCGAACATGTGCTACCATATTCACAAACACATCCCTCTGTGCAGATAAAGGTGTGTtttgtttataatttaaagCAGTATTATTTCCGTGATGCAGAGGGAATCCCAAAATCCAGTCATGAAAATCGGCCATAAATCGGAAACGGATGTGTGTTTAATTTTCGGCCGATCTGTTTTCGGACAcaattttgttatataaatgcACCTCTGAAGTGAACTGTCTTCAGAAAAGTCTTGATGGCATTTTCTTGTCGTTTAATCTCAGTATAATGCCTGATAAAGCGTTGTTTATTAGCGCACATGTCTGTTTTGTTTACATGTGAACGCTGGGAACCTCTCGCTCTCCGTCTCGTTCtcttaaaacactaaagcacatttaagtgatttttattACAAGtcaattttaagttgattaCACATAGGCGATATCTTAAGAGAAATAACTTAtttcttattttgttcaaatgagTGATGCAGCTttaattttcttcttttttttcaaaaggtttttttatatatctgttttcattcatttaagGGTCATTATAGCTGATGattataatacaaataataattttataacatATACCGTGAAACGACGAACACCGTGATAGTTTCTGAGACAATTTTCATACCGCGAAAATTTCATACCGTTACAACCCTACGCTAATGTCACTGGAAGTCACAaagtttccattgaaatgaatgagattgcgTTGCTTTGTTACTGCTAGATGGAAGTGGAAAATCTGTGTCTAGTTTACTAAAAAGgcgcaaattaaataacagCTCATTCCCAAAATGACCTCCTGGATAAACTGACATCTCTTTTGTAAGCAAAAGACAATAAAATTAGGCAGCTAAATGTTACAGGAcaacatagtttatttaaaattatatcatcaatttgtttcattcattctggcacttttaaaaattgtatttttagACAAATTGTCACAGTTAACGGTTAAAGCCAAGAGGTTATAGACTAAACATggaaagaataaaataaaaattcttgaAAGTATTTGTTCTTTTTTCTCTCACTAAAAATATTGGAATCAGAACCAGGAATCGATAAGAAACGGATTTGATAGTGGAATTGTCATCGGAATCGCTACAATTAAAACAATACCCAAattttgccaaatgcataacttatttaaatgtaacatTGATTACTAGAGTGTTATAAAAGTTTAGGGTCACACCAGCTTTATACACTCCCTGACAAAAGTCTTATAACTTATCTATTTTGTAGAAACACCTGCTATTAACTTGACT
This window encodes:
- the dcp1a gene encoding mRNA-decapping enzyme 1A, with protein sequence MESVNKAGQMMSLAALQHYDPYIVKLLDVTGQVALYTFNSKANEWEKTEIEGTLFVYARSASPHHGFTIMNRLSTENLVEPINKDLEFQLQDPFLLYRNGNLGIYSIWFYDKKDCQRIAQLMLQIVKQEALQAQQASPARALDSRTNGCVQTRPTDILELLSKAKEEYQRSQSMERDDSLPSLEKREDTTDRQTATQHEKSGHSIVKQITVEELFGSSLPKETPQSSNPTPAESLRGLTFAPQLTPRLSTEPALVSLLQGSGTRDSQHPISPKAAVSNTEESTVGSSGPALRRLPPARVNTLADRDGMPGFMPGPLVTPQCFVESGCKVSTSFTGKSPASVQSKEVNAQTLVKSITAGPVVHGEESSLLLSPSVFQHSITKTTDPPRIPASPSSPTTPLATADLPPVLYSRTQLQETLIHLIKNDPRFLGTIHEAYVQSMTKGVNKVKL